The DNA region AGCAGGACCGAGTGCGCGGACTGGACCTCGGTGCCGACGACTATCTGGTCAAGCCGTTTTCCGCCACGGAATTATTGGCGCGTGTGCGAGCGGTTCTGCGTCGCGCTCAACCTCCCGCAGATGTTGGTCAGGTACGCTTCTTTACGCATGATGATCTCAAGATCGATTTTGCCCGTGCGGAAGTTTGGCGCGGGGAGGAAGCCATTTCACTCTCCGCCACCGAATATCGCCTCCTTTTGCAGTTCGCGCACAATGTCGGCAAGATACTCACCTCCGAGGATTTGCTGACCAGCGTTTGGGGTCCCGAATACAAAAATGACAAGGAAATTTTGTGGGTGAGCATCGCCCGCCTCCGGCAGAAATTGGAACTGGAAGCCCATACCCCGCGCCACATTGTCACGCGTTCCGGGTTAGGATATCTGATGCCGCCCACTGAATCGTGACACAGGCGCATGTCATTAAGTTAGGCATGTGAGGAAAGTCAGGCTATGCCGAAAAAAAGAATTCTTATTGTCGATTCTGACGTTGCCAGCCGCAATTTTATCGCCCGCATATTGCAGTCGCAGGAGTATGATGTGCTTCAAGCCGGCTCTGGCAAAGAGGGATTGATTTTCGCATGGCGCGACCATCCCGACCTTATCATTGTTGACCCGCTTCTCGCGGATCTGACGGGGGAAGAATTTGCCTCCAAACTGCGGAACGATCCCCGCACCGAGACCATCACGCTGATCGCCTTGAGCGGCGACCATACGCTTGCCCGCGTTAAATCCTGCCAGGATGCTGGCTTCAATGAATACATTGTCAAATCCGGACAGGCAGTCTCCATGCTCACGGACGCCCTCAATCGCACCTTTGGGATATCCGAGGATGCCATGAAACAGGGCGGCTTGTTGATCGTTTTTCTGAGTGCAAAAGGCGGGACAGGCACCTCGTCCATGTGTGCGAATCTTGCCATGAATATCGCATCTCACCAGCCGGAGGCGCGTATGGTTGTTGTTGACCTGGTTTTGCCCATTGGGTCGATCTCTCCCATTGTCGGCTATCAGGGAGAGCAGAATATTGTCAGCATTGCAGATATGTCCGCTTCAGCAACCAACTCCGAGTTTTTCCGACGCGAATTGCCGTTCATGAATATCTGGCGTTTTAGCTTGCTGGCGGGTTCGCCCGATCCTGAACTCAGCAATCAACTCAACGTTGCGCGGATCTGGGATATTGTGACGGCGTTGAAATCCACCTATGATTATGTTCTGGTGGATATTGGGCGCTCTCTTTCGCGCATCACGCTGCCTCTTATCCAGCATGCCGACCTGGCTGCGCTGCTGATCAGCACCGATATCAGCACGCTGCCCCTTACGAAAACTCTGATCGAGTATTTGAAAGGGAAGGGCGTCCATTCGGGCTCGATCTTCTCTATCTTAAATCGTGCAGTTGGGTTGGAAGGGCTTAGCAAGACGGATGCCGAAAACATGCTGGGCATTACCATTAACGCGGCAATGCCCTACCTTGGTACAAATTTCGCTTTTGCAAACAGCCATCACCAGCCTTTTACGTTAAAATTCCCAAAGGATACGGCTTCCATTATCTTTCATGATACGGCGCGGGAGATGGTGAAGTTGGCGCATAAAATGCGCGAAGATGATTAGCGCTGTTTTTATAGGAGTTAAAGATGACCATTGAATACGACGAAAAAGGCAAATACTACACCAACGTGATATCGAAGGTGGCTGTTCCCGCAATTATTCAAACTACAACTCATCTTGTGCGGGGTTCTGTCCACATCCGGCAGGGTGATCGCTTTAAGGATGAACTTGAGAACAATGAGCGCTATGTGGCTGTGACCGACGCCAGCATCTATGACGCGGATGGAAAGATGATCTATAGCGTCCCATTTCTGGCTGTTCAGCGTGAACAGATCGTCTGGGTCATGCCGGTGGAAGACGATGATGAAAACAAGGAAGCGGCAGGATGAATGTCCCTGTAAGTTCTCAACGGCTTACCGGTCAAGATTTGGTTCGTCTGAAGAAATATCTCGCTGACCATCTGTCTCGCGCGCTTGAGATGGAGGGGGTTCCAGCCGCTCAACGCGGCACATTCTTAAAACAAAATATCATGCGCGTCTATGACCAGACGCAGTTGAAACTCCCGGATGATGTTCGAAATGAGATATTCAAACAGGTGTTCGATGACCTGCTGGGATATGGACCCATACAATCCCTGCTTGATGACCCTGAAGTATCCGAGATCATGGTGAACGGTCCGCAAAAAATCTTTATTGAGAAGAATGGAAAACTCACCAAGTCCAATGTTGTCTTCGACGATGATGAACACGTCGTTCGGATCATAGACCGCATCATTCTTCCTTTGGGCCGCCATGTGGACTGGGACTCTCCCACAGTGGATGCCCGTTTGCCCGATGGCTCGCGGGTTAACGCGGTTGTGCGTCCTGTCGCCATTGACGGACCGTCGATTACCATCAGAAAATTCCGCAAGGACAAGTTGCAGGTAAGTGATCTCATTGATTTCGGTTCGATCACCCAGCAAATGGCGGAATTTCTCGAAGCATGTGTCAAGGCGCGTTTTAATATTGTGGTTTCAGGCGGTACCGGATCGGGGAAGACCACTTTGCTCAATGTCCTTTCCGGTTTTATTCCCGAGAATGAACGCATTGTCACCATCGAAGATGCCGCTGAATTGCAACTCCAGCAGGATCACGTCATGCGTATGGAAACGAAAGCGCCCAATTCGGACGGGCTTCACTCGGTAACGATCCGTGACTTGGTGCGGAACTCCCTGCGTATGCGCCCCGATCGGATTGTGGTAGGGGAGGTGCGCGGCGGTGAAGCGTTGGATATGCTTCAAGCCATGAATACGGGACATGACGGATCGTTGACCACCGTCCATTCCAACAGTCCGCGTGATGCGCTCTCACGTCTTGAGACGCTTGTTTTGATGTCGGGCATGGACCTCCCACTTAAGGTGGTGCGTCAGCAGATTTCCTCTGCGGTGGATCTGATCGTACAGCAAACCCGCCTGAAAGATGGTCAACGTAAAGTGACCTCCATTACCGAAGTTGCCGGCATGGAAGGTGATGTTGTTGTGCTGACCGATATCTTTAAGTTCATCCAGACAGGCGTGTCTGCGGATGGAAAGGTGATCGGCGAACTGAATGCCACCGGCATCCGCCCGATATTCACGCCGCGTTTGGAAGCGGCTGGCTATAAACTTAGCGCGGAAGTGTTCGCGCCGAAATTGTCACCTAAAACAGCCGCGCGTCGCTGATACACTCTGCTATAATCTAGGCATCCAACCATTGATGAGGAACCATGACCAACGCTCAAATCACCATACGCGAAAAGAAACTCGGCTTGTTGATTCGGGATGCCCGCATGGCGGAACGCCGCAGCATCAAGGAATGTGCCGATGCGATCGGAGTCAAGCCGGGCATATTCCGCGCTTATGAAGAAGGGCGTCGTTCGCCGTCCCTGCCGGAACTGGAAGCGCTTGTTTATTTCCTGAAACTGCCCATTGCCCAATTCTGGGGAAATGAGACCATGTCTGATGCGCCGTCACCGATGGAAGCGAATGACATCACCCGTCTGATCGCTCTGCGTCAGCGTATGATCGGCGCGCTTTTGCGACAGGAACGCACCAACGCGAATATGTCCGTTCGCCACCTTGCCGCAGAAACGGGTATCTCCCAGTCGAAATTGAAATCCTATGAACTGGGCGAACGCCCCATTTCTGTGCCGGAGCTGGAGGGCATTCTTGCTGTCATTGGGACACGCATCGACGTATTCTTCGATCAAAGCGGTCCCGTTGGTCAGTGGATGAATAATCAGCGTGCCATGCAAAAATTTCAGGAACTTTCCGAAGAGATGCAAAATTTTGTATGTCAGCCGGTTAACCGCCCCTATATTGAACTCGCCATGAAGCTCAGCGAAATGTCGAAGGATAAACTTCGCTCGGTTGCGGAAGGTCTCTTGGATATAACGCTTTAAGATTCCAGCTTTTAAAACCTATGACACTCGAACCCGCTCAACTCGACGCCCAAGGCAAACAAGCCTTTCAGGAGAAACGCTTCGACGAAGCCGCCGAGTATTTTCGCCAGGCGGCGGAAGGCTACACTCTGGAGCGTGCCATTTTGCTCGCCGCCGAGATGAAGAATAATATGAGTGTCGCTCTATTGCAGGCGGGCAAACCGCGGGCATCACTCGATGCCGCCCTTGGCACGGATGAGACGTTTGCCGGCGCGAACGACATCAAACGGCAGGCTATGGCAGTGGGGAATCAAGCCGCCGCGCTCGAAGAACTCAAACGCTACGAAGAAGCCCTCGAACGATACGAACGTTCCGCTGAACTTTTCAGGCAGGCGGGGGAAGATGACCTGCGTTCCATGGTTATGAAATCTGCAGCTGCCATCAAGTTGAAGACGGGCAATATCACCGAATCGGCATTCAAGATGATGGGGTCGCTTGACGCCAAAAGGACGCCCGGCTTTTTTGAACGAATTTTGAAATTTTTCATGCGCTTCATCAAATGATCACTACCAGCCTCCACGTGCGCCGCGCGGTTGCGCAGGATCATCGTCAGATTGCCAGCCTCGTTTTCCATGAGGCAAATACGCATCGTCATCTCGATTGGCGTTCCGCCCTTGAATGGATCGGTTCCCAAAATTATTGGGTGCTCGAAGAGAACGGAATGGTCGCTGCCGCGCTTGCCTGCCCGGAAGACCCGCCGAATGTGGCGTGGATCCGCCTGTTTGCCCATCAGCCGCATCTTTCCGGACTTGAAGCCTGGTCTGCGCTCTGGGAACGGGCACACACTGAGATCGAATCTTCCAACCCGCGTACTCAAATCGCCGCCATTATCCTAAAGCAGTGGTTTCAAACCATGCTGCTTTCCAGCGGATTTGAAATGAAACAGGATATCATTCTCCTGCAATTGCGCGGCGAACAATATCGACCGCCCGCAGCGCCAAGCGGATTCCGTATCCGCCGCATGGAAATGAGCGATCTCCTCGTTATAGCGCAGGTGGACCTTGAAGCGTTCGGTCCGTTCTGGCATAACACACTCGACGCATTACAGCGTGCGCGTTCACAGGCAATCCATGCTACGGTTGCGGAAACGGAAACGGGCGTGATCGGGTATCAGATCAGTACGGGGAATCCGGTTGGGGCGCACCTCGCCAGGCTTGGGGTTCGTCCCGAGGCGCAAGGCAGGGGGGTGGGGACGGCATTGGTCAGGGATCTTGTTCAATGGCTCGAAAAACGTCAGACTGTTAACATTTCCGTCAATACGCAGGCGGATAATACAGCCTCCCTGGCGCTTTATCAAAAACTCGGTTTCGTTCGCACAGGTGAATATTTTCCGGTCTTTGTGTACCCATTGGAATCAAAAATCGAAAAGCGCTGAAAAAAGAAATAATGTTGGGCGTGCCAGGAGCGCGCGGTAATATGAATTTAAAATCACCGGCGGAGGGTGAAATGAAACATTATGAAACGACTTGGAAGGCGCGCGATGGAGTGGAACTCTTTGCGCAATCATGGGAACCGGCGGCGATCCTTCCCAAAGCGGTTGTCTGTCACGTGCATGGACTTGGGGAACACAGTTCGCGTTATGAGCATGTTGCCAGGGCGCTCACAAAACAAGGATTTATTTTGTTTACCTATGATCTGCGCGGACATGGGCGTTCAGGCGGCATCCGTGGGCATATATCCTCCATCGAGGATTTTATGCAGGATATTGACCTGTTATTTGAGCGGGCGCGTTTGCGCTATCCCGATCTGCCGCTTTTCTTGTATGGGCATAGTATGGGCGGCATTCAAGTTTTGTACTATGGTTTGTCTCGCAGACCGGATGTTAAGGGTGTAATTGCTACAAGTTCAGGCTTGCACACCGCTCTCGAGAAACAGACCATGAAGGTTTTTGCCGTGAGGATGCTTGGTTCGTTGATGCCGAAGACATCCCTTATTAGTGGCTTGGATCCGAAGGGGGTGTCGCGGGATGAAAAGGTGGTGCAGGCTTATATTAATGACCCATTGGTGCATGATCTGGTATCCTTTGGATTGGGGAAGACCATGTTGGGTGTTGTGCGCTGGACCTTGGAACACGCGGGAGATTTCCCCCTGCCGCTGCTTCTGCTGCATGGCAAGGAAGATGTGATTGCATTTCCTTCGAGCAGCGTGGAATTTGCAGCGCCGTTGAAGGATAAATGCACACTTGTCCTTTGGGATGGAGCATATCACGAACTCCACAATGAGCCGGAAAAGGAAGAGGTATTCCGAACCATGACCATCTGGATGGATGCCCGTCTGCGGG from Anaerolineales bacterium includes:
- a CDS encoding response regulator transcription factor: MAKRILIVDDEPRYLRLLEANLRTEGYEVATAQDGLQALDVFSAQPIDLVLLDVMMPRLDGFATCQRLREFSNVPIVILTARGEEQDRVRGLDLGADDYLVKPFSATELLARVRAVLRRAQPPADVGQVRFFTHDDLKIDFARAEVWRGEEAISLSATEYRLLLQFAHNVGKILTSEDLLTSVWGPEYKNDKEILWVSIARLRQKLELEAHTPRHIVTRSGLGYLMPPTES
- a CDS encoding CpaF family protein; this translates as MNVPVSSQRLTGQDLVRLKKYLADHLSRALEMEGVPAAQRGTFLKQNIMRVYDQTQLKLPDDVRNEIFKQVFDDLLGYGPIQSLLDDPEVSEIMVNGPQKIFIEKNGKLTKSNVVFDDDEHVVRIIDRIILPLGRHVDWDSPTVDARLPDGSRVNAVVRPVAIDGPSITIRKFRKDKLQVSDLIDFGSITQQMAEFLEACVKARFNIVVSGGTGSGKTTLLNVLSGFIPENERIVTIEDAAELQLQQDHVMRMETKAPNSDGLHSVTIRDLVRNSLRMRPDRIVVGEVRGGEALDMLQAMNTGHDGSLTTVHSNSPRDALSRLETLVLMSGMDLPLKVVRQQISSAVDLIVQQTRLKDGQRKVTSITEVAGMEGDVVVLTDIFKFIQTGVSADGKVIGELNATGIRPIFTPRLEAAGYKLSAEVFAPKLSPKTAARR
- a CDS encoding lysophospholipase; translation: MNLKSPAEGEMKHYETTWKARDGVELFAQSWEPAAILPKAVVCHVHGLGEHSSRYEHVARALTKQGFILFTYDLRGHGRSGGIRGHISSIEDFMQDIDLLFERARLRYPDLPLFLYGHSMGGIQVLYYGLSRRPDVKGVIATSSGLHTALEKQTMKVFAVRMLGSLMPKTSLISGLDPKGVSRDEKVVQAYINDPLVHDLVSFGLGKTMLGVVRWTLEHAGDFPLPLLLLHGKEDVIAFPSSSVEFAAPLKDKCTLVLWDGAYHELHNEPEKEEVFRTMTIWMDARLRE
- a CDS encoding response regulator, with protein sequence MPKKRILIVDSDVASRNFIARILQSQEYDVLQAGSGKEGLIFAWRDHPDLIIVDPLLADLTGEEFASKLRNDPRTETITLIALSGDHTLARVKSCQDAGFNEYIVKSGQAVSMLTDALNRTFGISEDAMKQGGLLIVFLSAKGGTGTSSMCANLAMNIASHQPEARMVVVDLVLPIGSISPIVGYQGEQNIVSIADMSASATNSEFFRRELPFMNIWRFSLLAGSPDPELSNQLNVARIWDIVTALKSTYDYVLVDIGRSLSRITLPLIQHADLAALLISTDISTLPLTKTLIEYLKGKGVHSGSIFSILNRAVGLEGLSKTDAENMLGITINAAMPYLGTNFAFANSHHQPFTLKFPKDTASIIFHDTAREMVKLAHKMREDD
- a CDS encoding helix-turn-helix transcriptional regulator, yielding MTNAQITIREKKLGLLIRDARMAERRSIKECADAIGVKPGIFRAYEEGRRSPSLPELEALVYFLKLPIAQFWGNETMSDAPSPMEANDITRLIALRQRMIGALLRQERTNANMSVRHLAAETGISQSKLKSYELGERPISVPELEGILAVIGTRIDVFFDQSGPVGQWMNNQRAMQKFQELSEEMQNFVCQPVNRPYIELAMKLSEMSKDKLRSVAEGLLDITL
- a CDS encoding GNAT family N-acetyltransferase, with the translated sequence MITTSLHVRRAVAQDHRQIASLVFHEANTHRHLDWRSALEWIGSQNYWVLEENGMVAAALACPEDPPNVAWIRLFAHQPHLSGLEAWSALWERAHTEIESSNPRTQIAAIILKQWFQTMLLSSGFEMKQDIILLQLRGEQYRPPAAPSGFRIRRMEMSDLLVIAQVDLEAFGPFWHNTLDALQRARSQAIHATVAETETGVIGYQISTGNPVGAHLARLGVRPEAQGRGVGTALVRDLVQWLEKRQTVNISVNTQADNTASLALYQKLGFVRTGEYFPVFVYPLESKIEKR
- a CDS encoding tetratricopeptide repeat protein, yielding MTLEPAQLDAQGKQAFQEKRFDEAAEYFRQAAEGYTLERAILLAAEMKNNMSVALLQAGKPRASLDAALGTDETFAGANDIKRQAMAVGNQAAALEELKRYEEALERYERSAELFRQAGEDDLRSMVMKSAAAIKLKTGNITESAFKMMGSLDAKRTPGFFERILKFFMRFIK